The Hyphomicrobiales bacterium genome has a window encoding:
- a CDS encoding ABC transporter substrate-binding protein, translating into MKNGLVSLKALGIAAALALAVAGPALAGKQDDTLRVVWRVSVPNLDPHHNNLREGVVIGQLIWDTLVHKNTETGAFEPLLAESWSWIDNTTIEFKLKRGVKFHNGDDFSADDVVYTLNYVSNPDSKISVPGNGSWIEKAEKVDDFTVRVKLKKPFPAAMEYFAIPLLIYPAKYHAKVGPEGMGKAPVGTGPYKATTVDGVKRYLLERNENGVPGSPKGRAKIGKIEIRTVTDSATEMVELLSGRADWVWKFNSDQFDKLNAMPRLAATRDESMRIDFLLLDAIAPGDNPLAKQKVRQAMNHAIDREKFVKHLVQGNARVIDAPCYQGQFGCDMSAAVRYPYDPAKAKALLAEAGYPNGFSTQIVGFRSPQWTAAIQNDLAAVGIKAQVSMVEGAVLVDKTKKGEAPIAHWDWGSLSVNDSSAVLPNFFGNEGYDRSQDKEVKELLDKAGSSVDQTERKALYAQAIKLITERAYSVPLHTFTINYAYTKDLDFKAYPDELPRFYQYGWK; encoded by the coding sequence ATGAAAAACGGCCTCGTCTCGCTCAAGGCCCTCGGCATCGCCGCGGCGCTCGCGCTGGCAGTCGCCGGCCCGGCACTCGCCGGCAAACAGGACGATACGCTGCGCGTCGTCTGGCGCGTCAGCGTTCCCAATCTCGATCCGCACCACAACAACCTGCGCGAAGGCGTGGTGATCGGCCAACTGATCTGGGACACGCTGGTCCACAAGAACACCGAGACCGGCGCCTTCGAGCCGTTGCTGGCCGAGTCCTGGAGCTGGATCGACAACACCACGATCGAGTTCAAGCTCAAGCGCGGCGTGAAGTTCCACAACGGCGACGACTTCAGCGCCGATGACGTCGTCTACACGCTGAACTATGTCTCCAATCCCGACAGCAAGATCTCCGTGCCCGGCAACGGCAGCTGGATCGAGAAGGCCGAGAAGGTCGACGACTTCACCGTTCGCGTGAAGCTGAAGAAGCCCTTCCCGGCGGCGATGGAGTATTTCGCCATTCCGCTGCTGATCTATCCGGCGAAGTACCATGCCAAGGTCGGCCCGGAGGGCATGGGCAAGGCTCCCGTCGGTACCGGCCCCTACAAGGCGACCACGGTCGACGGCGTGAAGCGCTATCTGCTGGAGCGCAACGAGAACGGCGTGCCGGGCAGCCCGAAGGGCCGCGCCAAGATCGGCAAGATCGAGATCCGCACCGTCACCGATTCCGCGACCGAGATGGTCGAACTGCTCTCCGGCCGCGCCGACTGGGTCTGGAAGTTCAACAGCGACCAGTTCGACAAGCTCAACGCCATGCCGCGCCTCGCCGCCACCCGCGACGAGTCGATGCGCATCGACTTCCTGCTGCTCGACGCCATCGCCCCGGGCGACAACCCGCTGGCGAAGCAGAAGGTTCGCCAGGCGATGAACCACGCGATCGACCGGGAGAAGTTCGTCAAGCACCTGGTCCAGGGCAATGCCCGCGTCATCGACGCGCCCTGCTATCAGGGTCAGTTCGGCTGCGACATGAGCGCCGCCGTGCGCTACCCCTACGACCCGGCCAAGGCCAAGGCGCTGCTGGCGGAAGCCGGCTACCCGAACGGCTTCTCGACCCAGATCGTCGGCTTCCGCAGCCCGCAATGGACGGCGGCGATCCAGAACGACCTTGCCGCCGTCGGCATCAAGGCGCAGGTCAGCATGGTCGAGGGCGCCGTCCTCGTCGACAAGACCAAGAAGGGCGAGGCGCCGATCGCCCATTGGGACTGGGGTTCGCTCTCGGTGAACGACTCCTCCGCCGTCCTGCCGAACTTCTTCGGCAACGAAGGCTATGACCGCTCGCAGGACAAGGAAGTCAAGGAGCTGCTCGACAAGGCCGGTTCCTCCGTCGACCAGACGGAGCGCAAGGCACTCTACGCGCAGGCGATCAAGCTGATCACCGAGCGCGCCTATTCGGTGCCGCTCCACACCTTCACGATCAACTACGCCTACACCAAGGACCTCGATTTCAAGGCCTATCCGGACGAGTTGCCGCGCTTCTACCAGTACGGCTGGAAATAA
- the dppF gene encoding dipeptide ABC transporter ATP binding subunit DppF — MTTAMLDVRDVSKIFPISRGMFRGDAKLTAVGGVSLSVAPGEVLGIVGESGCGKTTLSQIMLGLLSPTTGEVLIDGERLGSLGRLDIARRVQPIFQDPYSSLNPRQTIAEIVSVPLAVHGVGSSADRAREAARMLDLVGLPARFLDRLPSQLSGGQRQRVAIARALVLKPRLLVCDEPTSALDVSIQAQVLNLLADLRAELGLTFVVISHNLSVVEYFSDRIAVMYLGRIVEEGPSAAIFATPQHPYTQALIDSALPIDPGAGIPELGLGQTYPDPINPPDGCAFNPRCPVVRPDCASRAPALESCGTGRVACHYPLHRDAAPASAAQEHISEGRT; from the coding sequence ATGACCACGGCGATGCTCGATGTCCGCGACGTCTCGAAGATTTTTCCGATCTCGCGCGGGATGTTCCGGGGCGACGCCAAGCTGACTGCGGTCGGCGGCGTCTCGCTCAGCGTCGCGCCCGGAGAGGTGCTCGGCATCGTCGGAGAATCCGGCTGCGGCAAGACCACCCTCTCGCAGATCATGCTCGGGCTTCTGAGCCCGACGACGGGCGAGGTGCTGATCGACGGCGAGCGCCTCGGCAGTCTGGGACGGCTCGATATCGCGCGGCGCGTGCAGCCGATCTTCCAGGATCCTTATTCCTCGCTCAATCCGCGCCAGACCATCGCCGAGATCGTCAGCGTGCCGCTCGCCGTGCACGGCGTCGGCTCCAGCGCCGACAGGGCGCGCGAGGCCGCCCGGATGCTCGATCTCGTCGGCCTGCCGGCGCGCTTCCTCGATCGACTGCCCTCGCAGCTCTCCGGCGGGCAGCGCCAGCGCGTCGCCATCGCTCGCGCGCTCGTCCTGAAGCCGCGCCTGCTCGTCTGCGACGAGCCGACCTCGGCGCTCGACGTCTCGATCCAGGCCCAGGTGCTGAACCTCCTCGCCGACCTGCGCGCCGAGCTCGGCCTGACCTTCGTCGTCATCAGCCACAACCTCTCGGTGGTCGAATATTTCTCCGACCGGATCGCGGTGATGTATCTCGGCCGGATCGTCGAGGAAGGGCCTTCGGCCGCGATCTTCGCGACACCGCAGCATCCCTATACGCAGGCCTTGATCGACTCGGCCCTGCCGATCGACCCCGGCGCCGGCATTCCCGAACTCGGCCTCGGCCAGACCTATCCCGACCCGATCAATCCGCCGGATGGCTGCGCCTTCAATCCGCGCTGCCCGGTCGTCCGGCCTGATTGCGCCAGCCGTGCCCCGGCGCTCGAAAGCTGCGGGACGGGCCGGGTCGCCTGCCACTATCCGCTGCATCGCGACGCCGCTCCGGCTTCGGCCGCCCAAGAACACATCTCGGAGGGAAGAACATGA
- the dppD gene encoding dipeptide ABC transporter ATP binding subunit DppD codes for MAAVLEVRDLAVDIPVEAGTLHAVRGISFAIQPGSTFCIVGESGCGKSMTSLAIMDLLPKGAKRRAETLSLSGRSLKDLDGRAMADIRGADMAMIFQEPMTSLNPSFTIGDQLTESLRRHRGTSRREAEARAVSILRTIGITAPESRMGQYPHQLSGGLRQRIMIAMAMMCDPSLIIADEPTTALDVTIQAQILRLLKSLQSEFGTALLLITHDLGIVSRMADDVAVMYAGEIVESGPVEQIFRDPQHPYTRGLIACLPNRERRLAGGRLTSIPGTVPSLVGSFSGCAFRERCDLAVEGCAGPVALRALTSAHAVRCIRAGEAAA; via the coding sequence ATGGCCGCCGTTCTGGAAGTCCGCGATCTCGCCGTCGACATCCCGGTCGAAGCCGGAACGCTGCATGCGGTGCGCGGCATCAGCTTCGCGATCCAGCCGGGCAGCACCTTCTGCATCGTCGGCGAGTCCGGCTGCGGCAAGTCGATGACCTCGCTCGCCATCATGGACCTGCTGCCGAAGGGCGCAAAACGGCGGGCGGAGACGCTCAGCCTGTCGGGGCGCTCGCTCAAGGATCTCGACGGCCGGGCCATGGCGGATATCCGCGGGGCGGATATGGCGATGATCTTCCAGGAGCCGATGACCTCGCTCAACCCGAGCTTCACCATCGGCGACCAACTGACGGAGTCGCTGCGTCGGCATCGCGGTACCTCGCGGCGGGAAGCCGAGGCGCGGGCGGTCTCGATCCTGCGCACCATCGGCATCACCGCGCCGGAAAGCCGGATGGGGCAGTACCCGCATCAGCTTTCGGGCGGGTTGCGCCAGCGCATCATGATCGCGATGGCGATGATGTGCGATCCCTCGCTGATCATCGCCGACGAGCCGACCACCGCGCTCGACGTCACCATCCAGGCCCAGATCCTGCGGCTGCTGAAATCGCTCCAGAGCGAGTTCGGCACGGCGCTGCTGCTGATCACCCACGATCTCGGCATCGTCTCGCGCATGGCCGACGACGTGGCGGTGATGTATGCCGGCGAGATCGTCGAGAGCGGCCCGGTCGAGCAGATCTTCCGCGATCCGCAGCATCCCTATACGCGCGGCCTGATCGCCTGCCTGCCCAATCGCGAGCGGCGGCTCGCGGGTGGGCGCCTGACGTCGATCCCCGGAACGGTGCCGTCTCTCGTCGGGAGCTTCTCCGGATGCGCCTTCCGCGAGCGCTGCGACCTCGCCGTCGAGGGCTGTGCCGGGCCGGTGGCGTTGCGCGCCCTTACCTCCGCGCATGCCGTCCGCTGCATCCGCGCCGGGGAGGCCGCAGCATGA
- the dppC gene encoding Di/tripeptide transport system permease protein DppC, whose protein sequence is MTKPAAQTIPISASEHRVSPARRLIGRILGNSGTLIGGGLLLLIVLASLLGPLVYWQDPFTQDVASRLVEPFWNGGSAVHPLGTDTLGRDYLARLIYGGRISLLIGVLAVSMAAAIGVSLGLVAGYFGGRVDLVVRFLITTRLAMPVVLVALSVVATVGNSLTIVVLVLGFLIWDRFAVVARTTAMQVRGIDYVKAARAVGSSHMRIIFREILPNISNGLIVVATVELANAILLEAALSFLGLGVQPPLPSWGLMIAEAKDYLFFSPWLITLPGIALVLLVLAINLLGDGVRDITAPSGTR, encoded by the coding sequence ATGACGAAGCCAGCGGCACAGACGATCCCGATCTCCGCGTCCGAGCATCGCGTGAGCCCCGCCCGGCGCCTGATCGGGCGCATCCTCGGCAACAGCGGCACGCTGATCGGCGGCGGCCTCCTGCTGCTGATCGTGCTGGCCTCGCTGCTCGGACCGCTGGTCTACTGGCAGGATCCGTTCACGCAGGATGTGGCGAGCCGTCTCGTCGAGCCGTTCTGGAACGGCGGCTCCGCCGTCCACCCGCTCGGAACCGATACGCTCGGGCGCGATTACCTCGCGCGCCTGATCTATGGCGGGCGGATCTCGCTGCTGATCGGCGTCCTCGCCGTCTCGATGGCGGCGGCGATCGGCGTCTCGCTCGGCCTGGTCGCCGGCTATTTCGGCGGCCGCGTCGATCTCGTCGTGCGCTTCCTGATCACCACGCGCCTCGCCATGCCGGTGGTGCTGGTCGCGCTCTCGGTGGTGGCGACCGTCGGCAATTCGCTGACCATCGTCGTCCTCGTGCTCGGCTTCCTGATCTGGGACCGTTTCGCGGTGGTGGCGCGCACCACCGCGATGCAGGTGCGCGGCATCGACTACGTCAAGGCGGCGCGGGCGGTCGGCTCCTCGCATATGCGCATCATCTTCCGCGAAATCCTCCCGAACATCTCGAACGGCCTCATCGTCGTGGCGACGGTCGAGCTCGCCAATGCGATCCTGCTGGAGGCGGCCTTGTCCTTCCTGGGTCTGGGCGTGCAGCCGCCGCTGCCCTCCTGGGGGCTGATGATCGCCGAGGCGAAGGACTATCTGTTCTTCTCGCCCTGGCTGATCACCTTGCCCGGCATCGCGCTCGTGCTGCTGGTGCTGGCGATCAACCTGCTCGGTGACGGTGTGCGGGACATCACCGCCCCGTCGGGAACGAGGTAG
- the gsiC gene encoding Glutathione transport system permease protein GsiC codes for MGRFLTRQLLLAIVVAVNVSLIGFAMLRVSGDLAQRIVGPEATAAQVETVRKSYGLDKPLVVQYADWAGAALRGDFGRSFFYNAQVSDLIAERLPVTMTLGFIGLLLALIVAIPLGILAAVHAGSWLDRLALTGAVLGQAMPSFWIGLLLILLFGLQLGWLPVSGTDDWKGYVMPSIVLGLYAAPALMRLTRSGMIDVLRSDYIRTARAKGLLPATVVLKHGLRNALIPVVSIAAVQLGLLMGGSVVVESVFSIHGLGYLAWESISRADFPVVQSIVLTLALMYVGLVFLSDVLNALLDPRLR; via the coding sequence ATGGGACGGTTTCTCACACGACAGCTTCTGCTCGCGATCGTCGTCGCGGTGAACGTGTCGCTGATCGGCTTCGCCATGCTGCGGGTGTCGGGGGACCTGGCACAGCGCATCGTCGGGCCCGAGGCCACGGCCGCTCAGGTCGAGACGGTTCGCAAGTCCTATGGCCTCGATAAGCCTCTGGTCGTGCAGTATGCCGACTGGGCCGGGGCGGCGCTGCGCGGGGATTTCGGCCGTTCCTTCTTCTACAATGCCCAGGTCTCCGATCTGATCGCCGAGCGCCTGCCGGTGACGATGACGCTGGGCTTCATCGGCCTCCTGCTCGCGCTGATCGTGGCGATACCCCTCGGCATCCTCGCTGCGGTCCATGCCGGCAGCTGGCTGGACCGGCTGGCGCTGACCGGGGCGGTGCTGGGGCAGGCGATGCCGAGCTTCTGGATCGGGCTGCTGCTCATCCTGCTCTTCGGCTTGCAGCTGGGTTGGCTGCCGGTTTCCGGCACCGATGATTGGAAGGGCTATGTCATGCCCTCGATCGTGCTCGGTCTCTATGCGGCCCCCGCCCTGATGCGGCTGACGCGCTCGGGCATGATCGACGTGCTGCGCTCGGACTATATCCGCACCGCCCGCGCCAAGGGGCTGCTGCCGGCGACGGTCGTGCTCAAGCACGGGCTGCGCAATGCGCTGATCCCGGTCGTCTCCATCGCGGCCGTGCAGCTCGGCCTGCTGATGGGCGGCTCGGTCGTCGTAGAATCCGTCTTCTCGATCCACGGTCTCGGCTATCTCGCCTGGGAGTCGATCAGCCGGGCCGATTTCCCGGTCGTGCAGTCCATCGTTCTCACGCTCGCGCTCATGTATGTCGGCCTCGTCTTCCTGTCCGACGTGCTGAACGCCCTGCTCGATCCGCGGCTGAGGTGA